The sequence below is a genomic window from Methanocalculus natronophilus.
TCTTTGTCCTTGAAGAGCCGGCACATCCGATCGGCACACCCTTTCCCGGCGGGTTCAGGGTTCAGCTGAGAGGCGGTGTCGTCTGCTGCCCGGTAAAAGAGAAGGAGGGGGATGTGCCGTATGCACTCTGCCGGTTCTGCCCCTCAAAGCAGGCATAGGCGTAAAACCACCCGCCAGGAAGCCCTGCTGCCGGTAACCCTTTTGAAAACAAGCTGACACTCAGGCGCTGCAGGAGTCGATCATGCCGAGGAGGACAACAAGCCGCTCACCGTCGAGCTGCGCTTCAGCAACAATACAGGCGATCATCCTGTTCTCCCTAAAAAGCAGGACTACATCGTCAATCCCGGTCAGTGAGGAGACAAGAAGCAGGAGCTTCCCTCTCTCTGTCAGGTGCCGGGGAGCTGCTGCCAGGAACCGGGTGATCGTCTCCCTGCCGTCACTGCCACCGTCAAGGGCATATTCAAGCCAGTCGTCGATGCGATCGGATTCTTCAGTCGGGAGGTATGGGGGGTTACAGAGGATCAGATCAAACCTCCCGCAGATACCATCAAAGAGATCGCATCTGACAGCTGCCACACCCCGTTGAAAGGCAGAGCGTACAGCATGGGGATTGATATCTGTTGCAACAACAAGGCCTGCATGCCCTGCCAGTCCCTCTGAGACCTCGCCGCTGCCGCACCCGATCTCAAGAACGGTATCGCCTGGAGCGAGAACCCGGAGTGCTGCTTCTTTGAGCAGAACGGTATCTTCTGCCGGCGCATAGACCTCTGGATGGATCGGGTGCATGCTACCTCTTCATACCAGCTGAAAGAGTATTTGCAAGTTCGATAAACTGCTGGAGCGAGAGGTTCTCGGGCCGTGCCGAGAGGGTCGCTTCATCAAGACTGTCGATCAGGGCAGTGATCTGATCCTCGCCAAAGATGCCTTTGCCACTCTTCAGGCAGTTTCTTACTTTTTTTCTCCTGTGGGAAAAGAGTGTCCTGACAAGGAGTGAAAACGTCTGCTTGTCAGCAATTGGAACAGGCGGATCAATTGGAGTGAGGCGGACAACCATTGACCAGACCTCTGGCGAGGGCCAGAAGGCACGCGGCGATATCTCCATAAGAGGCTTGACTTTTGCATGTGCCTGCACCATCACCGAGAGACGGCTTGCATCAGCTGTACCTGCTGGAACCATCATCTTGCGTGCATACTCCCACTGGTACATCAGAACCGCCACTTCAAAGCCCGTCTCAAGAAGACGGAAGGTGATCGGAGATGAGGCAGAATAGGGGAGATTGGCAATGACAATCTCAAACGATGGCAGCGGGCAGCTGACGGCATCACCATGAATGATCTCAAGCTGCCCGGCTTCTATCTCCTGGCAAAACTCGTCTTTCAGTGCGAGAACCAGTTCAGAATCGATCTCAACAGCGATGACGGTTGCACCACGGTCAAGGAGTGCGCGGGTAAGCACCCCCCGCCCGGGTCCTATCTCAAGAACCCGTCTGCCATCAACCGGAAGAGCTCCTGCGATCCGGTCAACAACAGAGGGATCAATGAGAAAGTGCTGATCGTACCTGGCTCTCATCGTGATGTGAAGAGATGGTATTTCACATCCGGATCCATGATCTCCTCAAGAATCCGCTCAACTATCATCCGTTCAGGGTGAGGAAGCGCCTTAATCCTGGTGCGGATATCCTCAAAACTCTCAAAGGGTTTCCTGTGGCGTGCCTCAAGCACCTCGGAGAGGATCTTCTTCCCGATACCCGGAAGCAGATGGAGCATGTGTTGTTTCAGGCTTATTGGAACGGATTTATTAAAAAATTCCACAAACCGCGGTTCATTCTGTTTGACGATCTGCTCAATGGCATACGGGAGTTCAAGTTTTGCATTTGTGGTCAGCTCTTCGTAGCGGAGCCGCCGCTTCACGCGTTCAACTTTGGGCCGCTCACCATCTCCGATATAGAGCAGCTCATAGATCTCAATATCCGCAGTCTTTGGAATAATCTCAAGCAGTTTGAACTGGTCAACACCGACTGCCTGGATAAGTGGTTCGCGTTTAATTATCGGGCGTGGATCGTCTGGACGGCCGTGCTGCAGTACATCAATCGCTAGCGCTTGACTCTCTTTCTTCTCCGCTCTCATACCAATAACCTCAGCTATGATCTGCAACCAGATCGAGGATCGCATCAAGTTCTTCAGGTGTCAGGGTGAAGCGTTCCTTGGCATAGATTGCCCGGAGCTCGTCCCTGTTCCGTGGCATCAGATTGACGATCCTGTATGCAATATCCGGTTTCATCTTCTCCAGTTCAAGCAGTGCATCAAGAAGGGTTCGTGAAGCATCAGGAGAGAGCTTTGTAAGGTGATTGACATGTTCAATGCTCTTCCTCAGCTCGTAGGACATCTCTTTTCCAGATTCGAGACGCTCAGCCTCAATGGCGAGAAGCGACTCGCGAAGTTCCGGAAGGGTAACCCTTTCCTCGCTAATAAATGCTTTTACTTTCATGTCAATCACCAGAATAAATGAATTAATATTTCTGTGCTTTTAGATGTTGTGGTCGTGCGATGACTGTCTTCGTCGCATTCCCGTCTTTGACCTCTAAGACCCATGACCGGCCGCGTGATCCGATGATCGTGCCGGTCTTTCCATGGAACCTGCGGTGGGGCATACCCTTCTGGATACTCGGTTCGACAACCAGATGAACCTTCTGCCCTTTTTCAAAGTCCTGGATGACCGAGGTTACTGGTGGAAGGCCACGTTTTCTGAGTGCTTTCTTAAACTTGTATCGAGTCTTCTTCCGTGGGCCGTTATGTAGTGCCATCTTTACTCTTCTCCATTCTCCGGCATACCTTCGACAGCAATGACATCGAGTGTCAGAACTGTTGCAGGGATACCGAGGATCTCTGATAGACTGGGATTCGTCCTGCCATTATCCCCTGATACCAGTTCCTTGATGTAGAGTCCCGCTTCCCCGATCACCTCGATCAGGTACCGGTCATCCTCGACACCAAGACACCGGATACCAACAACCATACGCTCCCTTATACGATCTGCTCTCCTATGTGAAACGCGTTGCGGGGTGCGTTGACTGATTACTGCCCCATTCAGGGCTTCAAGAGCTTTTTTGACCGTTTTTGGGGAGGTATGACCCTCGATATCGACCAGAATCCTGTATGTTTTATGCGCTTTGTGCGATTTAAGGGTTTCCACCTCCCTCCTGCCACTCCACCGTGTGAGCGTAACCGTGACACGACCGCAAGCCGCAGTATTGATCGCAGACTCAAGGTCACCCAGATCAATCTGCCTCTTCCGCGGAGCAGGAATCTCCATGATAAAGGGACGGCCCGATCCGACCATGAGCGCATCGATATCCTCACGTCCGGCGCCGTGGAGGATTGCGCCTGCTGCCTGGAAGAGCCCGATTGCAGGTGTTCCGATCAGCTCCTCAACCGAATCCGGGTACTGCTTTCCTAAACCGCCGCATTCCGGACAGCCTGCGCCACGGCATGAGCGGCAGTCCCAGTGTGTCTGGGGGATGCCCCGCTCAAGTTTCCTGTACCTGCCATGGAAAAAGACGGGTGCTATCTGAACTTCGACTTTTTCCTCAGCGATATTCAGGATCACAGTCACCTCGGGATTCTTTGGGTCACCAGTCTTCCCGGTGAGCGCGGCAACGGCTTTTCCCACCTCCCTGTTCATCTCGGATTTCAGGGGTTCAGGGTCACCAAGCGAGAAGTCGCTCCAGAGCATCTCTTCAGACTCAGCCATCATCGGGGGAACCCGGGTTCCTATCACAAATGTATCATGCTCAATCCCATCAAGGGCATCTGCCACACGCGCTGCCCAGGAGTCGATCCGGGTGAAGAGATCTGAACAGACAAAACATGTCCCTCTTTCATAGCCGGTAAAGCGGATGTGTGCATCCAGGGCATGGGCAACCCTGAGGGCGTGGCCGCGTTCTGCATTTGAGAGGCCAAAGGATCGCCGTGCAAAGAGACGGCCAAGGCAGTGATCGCAGATCGGGCCGCTCTCAAGGATTGAACCGACAAGAGGAAGGAGTGACATCATGCATCCCTCCGATCAGCTTCATTGAGAAAGATGGTGATGGTGTGATCCCCATGGAGGATCTTGTTGCCAACCGAGATGCGTGGAAGGTCTGCTATCAGCTCCTCTTCGGCGTCAGTGAAGTTCAGGTGGTCAGAGAGGAGGAGGTTCCCGGGGAGGGTTTCAAGGGACCGGATATCAGTTCCTCCTTCGTCAAGGACAGCAAACGGATAGTCGGCAAGCAGCCGCAGAAGACCTCCGCACCGGATGAATACACCCGGAGACGTCTCCCTGAAGTCGTCACCGCATGGTTGTGCAAGCGCCTTTTTGATCAGGGCTCCCGCACTTCGCTCATCAGGGTTCAGTGACCGGATCGTCTCACCCTTCAGGAGAATGGTCCGCTCGCCATCTTCCAGGCTCTCATCCCGGCTCACCGGGGAGTCACCGGCCGCTGCTGCGCCTTTCAGGATCAGAAAACATTCGACATCCCTCCTGAGCCCGTGGGAGAGGAAGAAGGAGGCATTCACACACCGGCAGAGAACATCCATCCGTCCGGCGCTCCCGGGCATATCATTGAGCGGGAATCCGGGGTCGGTGACGGCACGATGGCCAATAACAGCAAATCGTTTCATATACATCTCCATTATGGCTTCCCAGCGGGTATCTCGAGCCCTGGAACCGGGAAAAAGTACTATACAACTAGGAACCGCTGCCACAATAAACCTGCGTCTGGCAGCTGATGAGAGAACCTATGCCCGTTGCCAGGCAAAACAAGCGGTTTGAATACCCTGTTTGCGTAATCACTCTCTGTATGATTCTTCTCCATAGTTCTGAAGGTCATTCCTATCCAAAGACTATCATACTACACAAATGGCCTCAAATCGCAATTATATGACTAATTTTAATAATAAAAAAATACTATATTTTGACATCCATATCTATGACTTCAGCTGCTGTCCTTACGATCATTGGCGGTAGAAGACCCAAGAGACAAGTCTCGTGGTACCTTGGAGAAGGGCCGCTCGTATTTGCGTATCAGATTAAACCCCCACCGCCCCTGACCCGTCCGCAAATGCTTCGCAAGGGAGTTTGAGCCGGGTTGCCGCAGATGCTGGCGCGGGAGGGGCGGGAATACTCCGGGGGCAGCCAGAGGAGATATGCCCCGATTCTACGAATCGTCCTGACGGATTGCTCTTTCGAGCAAGGGCTTATCACCTCTGTCCGCCTTATCCCCATCGCCTGACCCCGCCCCCCTATACCCGCGCCGCACCTGCTTCACTCACTCCCAAATGTTTCCGGTTGCTGCAATCAGGATCTCTTCCCCGGGATCGTTTCCCACGCTCCGAAGAATTCAGGAAAACCCTCATGATCAGCGAAGAGCCAGAATTTTGGAGAAGAGTCAAAAGAACAGAAGTAAATGGAGAAGAGAACAGAAGTAAGTGGAGAAGACAAGAGAAGTAAGAGAAGTAAGAGGAGAGCCCAGAATGAGCAGATATCATCCAGGCGATGTCGTCCTTGTTCCATTCCCCTTTGATCATGGAGAGGATCGGAAAGTCAGGCCGGCAATTGTGTTGTCAGTAGAATCAGGAGACGTCGTCCTGGCTCCCTGCACCCGGCAGATGGTTGTTGGAGATACCGGATCAGTCGCAATAGGGCTCGACGACTTTCTGGAAGGCGGCCTCGATCTCTTTGACGGGAGTTTTGTCCTGGCTGGCAGGAGAAGAACCCTCCCGGCAAGGACCATCATTGCACGAAAAGGCAGGCTGACAGACGAGAGCTTCAAAGAGATCCTGGTTCGTGCCAACCTATACTAAACAGGAGAGAAAAAGCTGGCAGGACCAAGGCAAAAACGAGGGGAGAACGGGACCGAGCAGGAGAGAGACAGGCAAAAAAACTACGGCAACTTGTCGCCGCCGAACTGCTTCATCATCCGGTTCATCGAGAAGCGTCCTCCGCCTTTGAATCCTTTCAATGCACGCTGCATAACCTTGTAATATTTGATCAGCTCCCGGACATCATCGAGGGTCGAGCCCGAGCCATGGGCAATACGCTGTGCACGCTGGGTATTGATCAGTGATGGATCTGTCATCTCCGCATCGGTCATTGAGTCCATCATAATGCGGTAGCGTTGCATCTTGACAGAGGTGACATCGTAGACCTCGCTTGGGACATTCATATTGCCAAGCGGCAGCATCGAAAGCACCTGCTTGAGGGGGCCCATCTTATTGAGGGCTTCAAGCTGCTGGTACATGTCTTTCAGGGTAAACTTGCCCCTGAGCATCGCGTTGACATCGACATCTGTGTCCATCACATCCTCGGCACGCTCGGCAAGGGCTCGTAAATCACCCATACCGAGCATCCGTGAGATGAAGCCATCCGGGTCGAACCGCTCAAGATCATCGATCGTCTCACCTGATCCGATGAAGACAATCCCGGAATGGGTCTCAGAGATCGCCGAGAGCGCACCACCACCTTTTGCGGTACCATCCATCTTCGTGACGATGACACCGTCGATTCCGATAGCGTCATGGAACCGCTTTGCCTGGTCACGGGCGGCCTGGCCGAGCGCAGCATCGATGACGAGCCAGCGGTGATCAGGTTCTGCCAGCTCGTTGATCTGCATGATCTCATCGATCAGATCATCCTCAAGTGCATGCCGCCCGGCGGTATCGATGATGATGATCTCACGATCACGGAGAGCATCAAGACCTTCCCTCGCAAGCTTCACCGCATCCTTCTCGGCAGGATCACCATGGACCGGGACATTCATCTTCTGGCAGAGCGTCTGGAGCTGGACAAAGGCACCCGGCCTGAAGTTGTCGCAACAGATCGCGCCAACCTTCAGCCCCTTTCTCTGGAGGTACCGGCAGAGTTTTGCTGTTGTTGTCGTCTTGCCTGATCCCTGAAGACCCGCCATCAGGATTGTCTGGGGCTTCAGGGAGAGTTCTGTCTCAGGACCCATCAGTGCAACCAGTTCCTGGTAGACGATCCTGAGCACATGATCCTTCACCCCCATTCCTTTTGGCGGATCTTCATCAAGTGCGCGCTTCTTTATCGACTGGGAGAGCTGCATCACGAGTTTGACATTGACATCAGCCTGGATGAGTGCCCGCTGAAGATCCCGTATGAGCTCTTCAACAGCAGCACGATCCACTACAGCTTTCCCGGCGAGTTTTTTCACCGCATCTTTGAGGGATCCTGACAGGGAGTCAAGCATCAGGCATCATCTCCCATAATCTCGTTAATAATGAGGTCAGGTGTAAACAAAACGATATCTGCATACTCCTGGCCGACACCGAGGAAGAGGAGCGGTTTGCCGATGGTATAGGCAATTGAGATGGCAGAACCGCCTTTTGGATCCATATCCGCCTTCGTCAGGATAACGCCATCAGCCCCGACAGTCCGTTCAAATTCTGCAGCCCTGACAACAGCATCGTTGCCTGCGGTTGCCTCGTCGACATAGAGGATCAGATCTGGCTGTATCACACGCCGGATCTTATCGAGCTGGCTCATCAGGTTTGCCCGGTTATGAAACCGCCCTGCCGTATCAGCAAGCACCACATCAGCCTTATGAGCCCGTGCATATTCAACTGTATCATAGAGGACTGCAGATGGGTCAGCTCCTTCCTGGTGATGGATCAGGCGGACACCCAGCCGCTCTGCATGAACACTGATCTGCTCAATCGCACCGGCACGGTACGTATCTCCTGCCCCGATAACAACAGAAAAACCCTCTTTCTTCAGGAAATCAGCAACCTTTGCAATGGTCGTGGTTTTTCCGGTTCCATTGACACCTGTGAAGAGGATCTTCACCGGGCGGGGCTGTGATCGGATATAGGATGGCAGATCAAATCCGTCTCCAAGCACCTCACGGAGCGCGTCCCTGAGTGTATCATTCACAAGCCCGGCTGGATCCTGCCGTATTTTCCGGTGTTTTCCCAGAAGCGAACTCCGCATATGGGAGATAATGGCGTCTGTCACGGGAAGGGCGACATCGGACTCAAGCAGGATCATCTCAAGTTCAAAGAGCGGCTCCTCAAGATCCTTCTCTGTCAGGATGAATTCACGCTCTGTGACAAGCGTTGCGAATTTTTTAAAAAAGCCTGCCTTCTCAACCTTTTTATCAGCATCAGATGCCCATTTCTGAGCCGGTGGCTGCGCCTGGCTATCTGCCGTCACTGCCTCGCCTGCAGTCTCTCCGTGAGATGAAGCAACAGGAGCCTCGATGGCAGTGGCTGTATCTGGATCATCCTGGGGGGAGGAGTCCGGGGCTGCCTGAATATTTTCCTCAATAGAGAGGCCGATCTTCGCGCGGACATCCCGCAGCTTCGTCTTCAGGCCTTCAAACATGCTTCTTTGTTCAGCTCCGGCCAGAAGACTGGCCCATGCCAGCCTGGTACAGCTGCTCAAGGCGCCTTCCAACCTCTTCAGCCTGCGCCTGGAGTTTCTGGATCGTCTCTGCGAGACGCTTTCCCTGGGCTTCCATCTCAACAATCCGCTCTGTCAGATAGGAGACAGTCTCCTCATTGGTCTTCTCAACAGAAACATCAGCACCGATTGCAACAATACAGGTATCGGGATCGAGAATTTTTGCACGGACTGCTGCACCACCGCCAATCGGGAGGAGGCATACCGCATCAGTTGTGCCGGCAAGCCCCCTGAGGGTCTCAATTGAGGTGTTCATATCCATCCGTGCATTATCGATGAGCTGAAACTGTCGGGAGAAGGCTTCAATCTGCTGATTGTACTCGTTCAGGTACATCTGAAGCGTCTGAAACTCCTGTTCAGGTGTCCGGGCACTGGTATTATTCGCCATTGACCTTCTCTACGCTCTCAATTTTGATTAATCTTCTCTCGAGACGGTGTTTGCTTCCCATCAGGGTATAAATCCGTTCTCTTGCCTGTGCTTCGTTCGGTGCCTCGATCACCTTGATGTATGGTTTCCATGCATCACCGATCTTCATCGTACCGCGTACTTCAAATTCTGCTAACTCCATTCAGCTCACCGTAATAATCCAAAGACGTCTTCCATACGTCCAAGCTCAAAACCTGTTGTGGTACCGCCTGCAACAAATCCTTTTGAGTTGGCAAGGACACCTGTTCCAACCAGATTTGAACCCATATTGACAGATCCACACCCGACCGGAAGCGAGGTGAGTGCCTCGACCCGCTCGATCTCCTGCCGGGTTGCCCGTGGAGAGAGAAGAACGCCTTTGTTTGTCGCAGCAGCTGCCATCCCGACTGTCGGGATACCGGCAACCTGCATCCGCTCAACCACGACATTGAGAAAATCCCTGATCTGGTCAGTTATTCTAGCAGGCATCTCGGGATGAACAAGCGCAAACTCGTCATTTACCAGGATACAGTTGCCAGCGGCGTTCATCGTCTCTTCCAGAAGCATCACTTCCCCGTACTCCTCCAGCTTCCCGCGCTCCTCCCGGGATATCAGGCCTGAAGCGATCATTCCGCGGCTGTTGCCGGTGAGGAGTGAGCCGATGATGGATGACCCCTGCAGGGACATCCGCACGATCTCAACATCCAGGCTCTCCGTAACAGCGTCAGCAAAGGCATCGGAGACTGTTGCGGGAAGGACGGCAAACTCCTCAAATGCCCGGCAATAGACCCCGATATTCGGATCGCCATTGAGGGACAGGGTATGCTTCATCTCATTCTCCGGCAAGTTCTGCCTGAACCTGACCATCCGAGAAGCGCATCGCACGGATACGGATCTTTGACGGGGGCTTCTGGCCACCGCGCTCCCATACCTTCTCGTTGATGCTCCGGTCAAGTTTGACGTCGTCGCTTTTCATATGCTTTTCAAGATATTTGCGAATATCCTTCATTGCAATCTTGGAACGCTTCCATTTAGGGGCGCGTTTTGTGTCCCGGAGCGGGATGATATAGATCTGCTCCTTCTCTGCTTCTACCATTGCTCACACCTTCAGAGTGCTGCGCCTCCAGTTGCGCCGCTTTGGATGCGATACAACCGCACGCTTTGTTTTTATCATAACCCAGGACGGAACCCTCCGGTTCTGCCGGGTGGCTTTTGCCATACGAATCTTTCGACCCTTTGTCAGTTTGCTCATGAATTACTCACCAACCTGATCTCTCAATTGTGTTGCCGGTTACCAGCGACTGTGTATGGTTCACCGGAAAGATCCCGGACCAGTCAATACCACGCCTGGTCATCTCGTCGCGGATCTCGTGTTCATAATCACCATTTGGGATCGTCGATGTCTCACCATATATGACGGTGAACATCCGGCCGACCAGGCGATCGATCTCGCGCCTCCCATATCCAAGAAGGGGGCGTACGTAGGAGACCCCCAACCTGTCTTCAAAGCTCTGCACCTCAGCCGGGCCAAGCATAGGCACCCGGTCTAGAAACCGGGTACCATCGGCGACCACCTCATATTCCTGTGCAAGCGCACAGAGCGACCGTCGGTGGATCTCATTGATGGCCTCGTTTGGATACCCACACCGATTGAGTATCCCGATGACCTCATCAATGAAACCGGACGCAAAGGTTTGTTTTCTCCAGGGCAGACCCAGAGCCTCTGCCGCCGCCGCGACCTGTGGAACCTCCCGATGGGAATCAAAGACGAACGTGTTCAGCTCTACCGAATAATCCCGCGACAGCAGGACGGCAGCAAGAGAACTATCCTTGCCGCCACTGTAGAGCAGACCAGCCTTCATCCTACCCTTCGGATTTTAAAGTCCTTTTTCTGCGGCACCAGCTGTGCAAGGAGCTGTTTGAGCTGTGCATCAGTGATCTTTTGTGTACTGGAGAGGCGACCCTGCTGGGCAAGTATGACAATCTGCTGCTCAACGGCGCGGGCAAAGTCAGGTTTTGTCAGCTTGATGGTGTTTAGGCGCTCACGTGCCTCTGGCTCGAGATACTGCATGAGCACCATCTGCATCTGCTGATCCATCTGAGCCTGTTTCTCCGCCTCATGGGCTTCAGCCTGCTGTTGCTGCTGCATCTGGGCCATGCGCCGTTGCCGGAGTTCCGCTAACTCGTCATCCTCCATGTACAGGTCACCTCAATACTTCCCGAGTTCCGGGGTGGTTGTGGCAGCTTCAGCTTTGAGCTGGTGAGCTGTATTATCCAGGAATGAACGGCCTGCCGGGGAGACCTGGCGGCCTCCGGGAACCTTCTCAAGAAGGCCCGCTGCTTCCAGCTGCTGGAAGATCTTCCGGGCAATCGATCCGCTCCCTTTTCTGAAGCGGGACTGGCGCGATCCCCGATTCTGGGGTCCGCCATAGACCGTTCTCATTCTCTCAACGCCAACCGGTCCGTCGACGTATACGCGGCGCAGCACTGCAGCTGCGCGGATATGCCACCAGTCGGTGTTTTCAGGTGGCATCTCCTTATGAACGCCCGTCTTTACAAACTCTGCCCATGAAGGAGCCTGGATCTCGGGTTTTTCCCTGAGTTCCAGAGCAATCTTCCGGATAAAGAGTTCGGCGGGGATATCAAATACTGTGGTCATTCACTACTCCTTACTGCTGTGGTTCACTAACAGTCTTTACGTATAGGGTGGATCAGCAGATATAAATTTCGAGGAAGGGAGTTCTTCACCCCTGCCTCCGCTTCTTTGCTATCACCATCATCCGGCCCCGGGTCTCTATCACCACGCCGCCGGTTCCGACAACAATTGCATCAGCGTCAACATCTGCATTCTTCAGCCATTTGATCTTGATAACCTCTTTCTTTTCGAGCTGGGATCGGATCTCGGCTGTAATCTCGGGCGTCACACCGTGCTTTCCCACCCAGATCGTTGGTTTCAGCGTCTGAATGGCTGACTTGTCATATCTATCCGGCATGTTGCTTCACCACCGGGTAGCGCCGTACCTGGCCACAGTGAAGACAGGTCACAATAACCCGCCTGCGCTGCACCCTGACCCGGGAGGTATGCCCCGGGACAAGAAGGGTGTTGCAGGAGCGGCAGAACTGTCTTCTCAGATGTTTTGGAAGTCGCAGCCGCTGTTTCATGGCGATCTTTCTGGCAAGCCCGATATACCGTTGTGCCTGCTCAGGGTTCCCGGATATACTGGCAGATGCAAGGGAGATGAGGATCCCAACCCGTTCACGGGCAATTTTTTTCCCATTCCGGAACCGTCTGGCATCCCTCATAGCCGGGAGCCCTCCGTCATGGATCCGGGCACCTGACCAGGTCCTGGTTTCTGATTCCTCAGAACCAGCCTCTCACGGAGGGTGATCTGATCAGAACAGAAGAGTGCCACTGCCTCTGGAAGCGCGATATGCTCCTCAGCAAGAATCCGTGCGCTCAGGCGCTCTTCATCATCATCATCCAGCACCAAAACACAGCGTTGCAGCACAATTGGGCCGGTATCTGTTCCTTCATCAACAAAATGAACCGTGCAGCCGGAGACCTTCACGCCATAGGCAAGTGCCTGTTTCTGGGCTGAAAGGCCTGGAAACGCAGGGAGCAGAGACGGGTGGATATTCATGATCATGCCCTTGTATTCCCTGATAATGGCTGATCCGAGGATCTTCATATACCCGGCAAGTACGATAAGATCGGGATCAAGCAGCCGGAGGGTCCGGAGCAGTTCCTCTTCATACTCTTCTTTTGCAGAAAACGATGAATAGTCAATGAGAGAGACCGGGATGCCGTGCTCTTCGGCGATATGCGCAGCCCCGGTCCCCTCCCGGTCCACGATCAGTCCGACGCACCGCCCGTGTATTGTACCGGATTCTATTTCAGAGAGGACGGCAAGGAAGTTTGATCCTCTCCCTGATGCCAGGCAAACGATGCGTTTCATGGTTCTTAGTATGGGTTGGTTCTCCCGATAATACTGATCAGTCCGTCAGCGGCCTCTCCAGGGTGAGCTTGACTTTCAGGATCTGCCTCCCCCGCATCTGGGTGACTGTAAGGCGGCCATTGATCTCTGGAATGGTTATCGACTCGCCGATATGCGGTATCCTGCCCAGACGGGCAAATACCAGCCCGCCGACGGTTTCATAATTATCCGGGTCCTGCGGGAGCGGGGCTTCCAGCACCTCGTTGACATCATCCACCCACGCCTGGGCATCAATGATATAGACCCCGTCCCGGAGATTCTGCACCTCTTCCTCCTCGATGTCAAACTCATCCAAAATATCCCCGACAAGCTCCTCCAGGATATCCTCGATCGAGACGACACCGGAAAATACTCCATATTCATCCAGGATGATTGCAAGATGTGTCTGTTTATATTGGAGTTCTTTCAGGAGATCATCGATTTTCTTGGATTCCGGAACAAACGAGACGTCATGAATGATGTCTTGTATCGGGATATCCGAATTTGTATTGTGCACTGCCCTGAAGACATCCTTGACATTGAGGAGCCCGATGA
It includes:
- a CDS encoding HemK2/MTQ2 family protein methyltransferase → MHPIHPEVYAPAEDTVLLKEAALRVLAPGDTVLEIGCGSGEVSEGLAGHAGLVVATDINPHAVRSAFQRGVAAVRCDLFDGICGRFDLILCNPPYLPTEESDRIDDWLEYALDGGSDGRETITRFLAAAPRHLTERGKLLLLVSSLTGIDDVVLLFRENRMIACIVAEAQLDGERLVVLLGMIDSCSA
- the rsmA gene encoding 16S rRNA (adenine(1518)-N(6)/adenine(1519)-N(6))-dimethyltransferase RsmA; this encodes MRARYDQHFLIDPSVVDRIAGALPVDGRRVLEIGPGRGVLTRALLDRGATVIAVEIDSELVLALKDEFCQEIEAGQLEIIHGDAVSCPLPSFEIVIANLPYSASSPITFRLLETGFEVAVLMYQWEYARKMMVPAGTADASRLSVMVQAHAKVKPLMEISPRAFWPSPEVWSMVVRLTPIDPPVPIADKQTFSLLVRTLFSHRRKKVRNCLKSGKGIFGEDQITALIDSLDEATLSARPENLSLQQFIELANTLSAGMKR
- a CDS encoding DUF655 domain-containing protein, with translation MRAEKKESQALAIDVLQHGRPDDPRPIIKREPLIQAVGVDQFKLLEIIPKTADIEIYELLYIGDGERPKVERVKRRLRYEELTTNAKLELPYAIEQIVKQNEPRFVEFFNKSVPISLKQHMLHLLPGIGKKILSEVLEARHRKPFESFEDIRTRIKALPHPERMIVERILEEIMDPDVKYHLFTSR
- a CDS encoding RNA polymerase Rpb4 family protein, encoding MKVKAFISEERVTLPELRESLLAIEAERLESGKEMSYELRKSIEHVNHLTKLSPDASRTLLDALLELEKMKPDIAYRIVNLMPRNRDELRAIYAKERFTLTPEELDAILDLVADHS
- a CDS encoding 50S ribosomal protein L21e, whose amino-acid sequence is MALHNGPRKKTRYKFKKALRKRGLPPVTSVIQDFEKGQKVHLVVEPSIQKGMPHRRFHGKTGTIIGSRGRSWVLEVKDGNATKTVIARPQHLKAQKY
- a CDS encoding tRNA pseudouridine(54/55) synthase Pus10, with the protein product MSLLPLVGSILESGPICDHCLGRLFARRSFGLSNAERGHALRVAHALDAHIRFTGYERGTCFVCSDLFTRIDSWAARVADALDGIEHDTFVIGTRVPPMMAESEEMLWSDFSLGDPEPLKSEMNREVGKAVAALTGKTGDPKNPEVTVILNIAEEKVEVQIAPVFFHGRYRKLERGIPQTHWDCRSCRGAGCPECGGLGKQYPDSVEELIGTPAIGLFQAAGAILHGAGREDIDALMVGSGRPFIMEIPAPRKRQIDLGDLESAINTAACGRVTVTLTRWSGRREVETLKSHKAHKTYRILVDIEGHTSPKTVKKALEALNGAVISQRTPQRVSHRRADRIRERMVVGIRCLGVEDDRYLIEVIGEAGLYIKELVSGDNGRTNPSLSEILGIPATVLTLDVIAVEGMPENGEE
- the trmY gene encoding tRNA (pseudouridine(54)-N(1))-methyltransferase TrmY, translated to MKRFAVIGHRAVTDPGFPLNDMPGSAGRMDVLCRCVNASFFLSHGLRRDVECFLILKGAAAAGDSPVSRDESLEDGERTILLKGETIRSLNPDERSAGALIKKALAQPCGDDFRETSPGVFIRCGGLLRLLADYPFAVLDEGGTDIRSLETLPGNLLLSDHLNFTDAEEELIADLPRISVGNKILHGDHTITIFLNEADRRDA
- a CDS encoding type II toxin-antitoxin system PemK/MazF family toxin; this translates as MSRYHPGDVVLVPFPFDHGEDRKVRPAIVLSVESGDVVLAPCTRQMVVGDTGSVAIGLDDFLEGGLDLFDGSFVLAGRRRTLPARTIIARKGRLTDESFKEILVRANLY
- a CDS encoding signal recognition particle protein Srp54, which translates into the protein MLDSLSGSLKDAVKKLAGKAVVDRAAVEELIRDLQRALIQADVNVKLVMQLSQSIKKRALDEDPPKGMGVKDHVLRIVYQELVALMGPETELSLKPQTILMAGLQGSGKTTTTAKLCRYLQRKGLKVGAICCDNFRPGAFVQLQTLCQKMNVPVHGDPAEKDAVKLAREGLDALRDREIIIIDTAGRHALEDDLIDEIMQINELAEPDHRWLVIDAALGQAARDQAKRFHDAIGIDGVIVTKMDGTAKGGGALSAISETHSGIVFIGSGETIDDLERFDPDGFISRMLGMGDLRALAERAEDVMDTDVDVNAMLRGKFTLKDMYQQLEALNKMGPLKQVLSMLPLGNMNVPSEVYDVTSVKMQRYRIMMDSMTDAEMTDPSLINTQRAQRIAHGSGSTLDDVRELIKYYKVMQRALKGFKGGGRFSMNRMMKQFGGDKLP